A window of Verrucomicrobiota bacterium contains these coding sequences:
- the fabF gene encoding beta-ketoacyl-ACP synthase II, which yields MLPPDFPLMNSERRVVITGVGVVSPIGNDTETFLQNSVAGKSGIRAIQAFDPSELPVRIAGEVLDFNPKAYFKSPKDVRRADRFTQLGLAASKMAYEQAGFDIETPPENADRIATMVSSGIGGLQIMTIQHEILMNKGAPRVSPFVIPMMIANITSGIVSMEYGLRGPNMSIVTACATANHNIGEAWRIIKFGDADAALAGGSEAAIVRLGVVGFANMKALSTRNDDPAAASRPFDTGRDGFVMGEGAGVVMIEELEHAKKRGAEILAEITGYGISADAYHITSPHPEGEGASRCMEMALGHAQLNPEDVDYVNAHGTSTPLGDICETKAIKQTFGEHAKSGLKVSSTKSMTGHLLGAAGGVELAACVGAIRDGVIPPTINLEDQDPECDLDYVANEARETPVKAALSNSFGFGGHNASILVEKFEG from the coding sequence ATGCTCCCTCCTGATTTCCCTCTCATGAACAGCGAACGAAGAGTGGTCATTACCGGCGTGGGCGTGGTTTCGCCGATTGGCAATGACACCGAGACCTTTCTCCAGAATTCCGTGGCCGGAAAAAGCGGGATCCGTGCGATCCAGGCCTTTGACCCGAGCGAGCTGCCGGTGCGGATCGCGGGCGAGGTTCTCGATTTCAACCCCAAGGCCTACTTCAAATCGCCCAAGGATGTCCGCCGGGCGGATCGCTTCACCCAGCTCGGGCTCGCCGCTTCCAAAATGGCCTACGAGCAAGCCGGCTTTGACATCGAGACCCCACCCGAGAACGCCGATCGCATCGCGACCATGGTCAGCAGTGGGATTGGCGGTCTCCAGATCATGACGATTCAGCATGAAATCCTCATGAACAAGGGCGCGCCCCGCGTCTCCCCCTTTGTCATTCCCATGATGATCGCCAATATCACGAGCGGAATTGTTTCCATGGAGTATGGGCTGCGCGGTCCCAACATGTCGATCGTGACGGCCTGTGCCACCGCCAATCACAATATCGGAGAAGCCTGGCGGATCATCAAATTCGGTGATGCGGACGCTGCTTTGGCGGGCGGTTCCGAGGCGGCTATCGTGCGCCTCGGGGTGGTGGGCTTTGCCAACATGAAGGCCCTCAGCACCCGGAATGACGATCCGGCCGCCGCCTCTCGACCCTTCGATACAGGTCGGGATGGCTTCGTGATGGGCGAAGGTGCGGGCGTGGTCATGATTGAAGAGCTGGAGCACGCCAAAAAACGCGGGGCGGAAATTTTGGCCGAGATCACGGGCTACGGGATTTCCGCGGACGCCTACCACATCACCTCGCCCCACCCGGAGGGCGAAGGGGCCAGCCGCTGCATGGAAATGGCCCTCGGCCACGCCCAACTCAATCCCGAGGACGTCGACTATGTGAACGCCCACGGCACCTCCACCCCCTTGGGAGACATCTGCGAAACCAAGGCCATCAAGCAGACCTTCGGGGAACACGCCAAGTCTGGGCTGAAAGTCTCTTCCACCAAGTCGATGACGGGCCACCTCTTGGGAGCGGCCGGCGGCGTCGAACTGGCCGCTTGCGTGGGCGCCATTCGGGACGGAGTTATTCCCCCCACGATCAATCTGGAAGACCAGGATCCCGAGTGCGATTTGGATTATGTGGCCAACGAGGCCCGCGAAACGCCGGTCAAGGCCGCCCTGAGCAATAGTTTCGGTTTCGGGGGTCACAATGCCTCCATCCTAGTCGAGAAATTCGAGGGATAG
- a CDS encoding MotA/TolQ/ExbB proton channel family protein — MLSRLMLELIQKGGPLMWLLLGCSIVVFAIGLERLFVYRSASLHLSPLLQGLAVLIRRKNFAEALRESAATPGPIARVIHAGLLRHDLPRGELREVVREAGQLEVPRLERFLPILFSIAMVAPLIGLLGTLIGLIDTWISVSEGAGFVTPARLSRGVYESLVTSAAGLTVALPAYLTFAYLASKARDLRHDMERAGIEIVNLIDDARRDGEIVEFRRETPKKRQERAGS; from the coding sequence ATGCTCTCTCGACTCATGCTGGAGCTGATTCAGAAAGGAGGCCCGCTCATGTGGCTGTTGCTTGGCTGCAGCATCGTGGTCTTCGCCATCGGTTTGGAGCGTCTCTTCGTCTACCGGAGCGCTTCCCTGCATCTCTCCCCCCTTCTTCAAGGCTTGGCGGTCCTGATCCGTCGCAAGAATTTTGCGGAAGCCTTGCGGGAATCCGCGGCCACGCCCGGGCCGATCGCCCGCGTCATCCACGCAGGGCTCCTTCGCCACGATTTGCCCCGGGGGGAACTGCGAGAGGTGGTGCGGGAGGCGGGGCAACTGGAGGTGCCGCGCTTGGAGCGCTTTTTGCCCATTCTCTTTTCCATCGCGATGGTGGCTCCGCTCATTGGTTTGCTCGGCACCCTCATCGGTCTCATCGACACCTGGATCAGCGTGAGTGAGGGGGCGGGCTTTGTCACGCCCGCCCGGCTTTCCCGAGGGGTGTATGAAAGTCTGGTCACCTCGGCCGCGGGCTTGACGGTGGCGCTTCCGGCTTACCTGACCTTTGCCTACCTCGCGAGCAAGGCGCGGGATTTGCGGCACGATATGGAGCGAGCGGGGATTGAGATTGTGAATTTGATCGACGATGCCCGCCGGGATGGGGAAATCGTGGAGTTTCGTCGGGAGACTCCTAAGAAGCGTCAAGAGCGGGCCGGCTCATGA
- the def gene encoding peptide deformylase: MILPIVYYGKPVLREKGARVEEVTEEIRRLAADMLETMRDADGIGLAAQQIGQAIQLAIVDVSHDPECFTVFRVDGEEASLEDWMPLTFLNPEIEGGKLRESENEGCLSFPEIQGGVRRPTTIRAQLTLLDGRVIQVEADGLLARAIQHETDHLNGILFIDRMSSATKVKLRRRIKELKRENS; the protein is encoded by the coding sequence ATGATTTTACCCATCGTCTACTACGGGAAGCCGGTCCTGCGAGAGAAGGGAGCGCGGGTCGAGGAGGTGACGGAGGAGATTCGCAGGCTGGCTGCGGACATGCTCGAGACGATGCGGGACGCGGACGGCATCGGCCTGGCGGCCCAGCAAATCGGTCAGGCGATCCAACTGGCCATCGTCGACGTCAGCCACGATCCCGAGTGCTTCACGGTTTTCCGGGTGGATGGCGAGGAGGCGAGCTTGGAAGACTGGATGCCGCTCACCTTTCTCAATCCGGAAATCGAGGGAGGGAAACTCCGGGAAAGCGAAAACGAGGGCTGCCTCAGCTTTCCAGAAATCCAGGGAGGGGTCCGGCGCCCCACCACCATTCGCGCTCAGCTGACCTTGCTGGACGGGCGGGTCATCCAAGTGGAAGCGGATGGCCTGCTGGCGCGAGCCATCCAGCACGAGACCGATCATTTGAACGGGATTCTTTTCATCGACCGTATGAGCAGCGCCACCAAGGTCAAGCTGCGGCGGCGGATCAAGGAGCTGAAGCGAGAAAACTCTTGA
- a CDS encoding TIM barrel protein — MKQLSLVSALALLLAGPALSEVSGPYQIGLSMYSLRQLFKSGELHAHDYPDFAKDTFGITKIDVWEGGFPEGWKKDPEFLPGLKNRADAAGSEIFLVMAGIVNATPAGDEALRKNGLKFKRFVDQAVTLGAPFVRVFVKADNEVDEAEAIRRAVVALTGLTEYAQSKDVTIVIEPTSGSRKGSGAFLAALAKTMDHSHCKLMPDFGKMIKSDIYQGTQDMMPYTVSVSAKGHDFKDDGSQKDFDYPRLMKLIRDAGFTGIVSIEYEGKNLGPVEGVKAMKKLLEAGNL, encoded by the coding sequence ATGAAACAACTCTCCCTGGTGAGCGCACTGGCGCTCTTGCTGGCAGGACCGGCTCTTTCAGAGGTCAGTGGCCCCTACCAAATCGGCCTCTCCATGTATTCACTGCGGCAGCTCTTCAAGTCGGGAGAGCTGCACGCCCATGACTACCCAGACTTCGCCAAAGACACCTTTGGCATCACCAAAATCGATGTCTGGGAAGGCGGTTTTCCCGAGGGCTGGAAGAAAGACCCTGAATTTCTGCCCGGCTTGAAAAATCGCGCGGACGCCGCCGGATCGGAGATTTTCTTGGTCATGGCTGGGATCGTGAACGCCACCCCCGCAGGCGACGAGGCCCTCCGAAAAAACGGGCTGAAGTTCAAACGCTTTGTGGATCAGGCCGTGACCTTGGGAGCGCCCTTCGTGCGGGTCTTCGTGAAAGCGGACAACGAAGTCGATGAAGCCGAGGCCATTCGGCGGGCGGTGGTGGCGTTAACCGGATTGACGGAGTATGCCCAGTCCAAGGACGTGACCATCGTCATCGAACCGACTTCTGGCAGCCGCAAAGGCTCGGGCGCTTTTTTGGCAGCGCTCGCGAAAACCATGGATCACAGCCACTGCAAGCTCATGCCTGACTTCGGGAAAATGATCAAAAGTGACATCTACCAAGGCACGCAAGACATGATGCCTTACACCGTCTCGGTCTCTGCCAAAGGGCACGATTTCAAAGACGACGGGAGCCAGAAGGACTTCGATTACCCGCGGCTCATGAAGTTGATCCGGGATGCCGGTTTCACGGGCATTGTCTCCATCGAATATGAGGGCAAGAACTTGGGGCCCGTCGAAGGGGTCAAGGCCATGAAGAAACTTCTTGAGGCCGGGAATCTCTAA
- a CDS encoding MotA/TolQ/ExbB proton channel family protein has translation MMPSPFFLAADGGSGSNFFYLLETGSWFMWLLLACSVVSVTLIVHRFLALQADRVVPEALLLALRRAEEKEGGGYREAVALAIEGHPSTLSRILRPLLRSEQQGPEEAQAALESRAREEVVFLQWGLSALEVVTTIGPLLGLLGTVSGLVGVFGGLEGSALTESGAEDRIAAGIAEALLTTIAGLAVAVPSVIFHTHFTTRVERLAARMEVVAVQVLHRLLAPDQEAILQETSRKQG, from the coding sequence ATGATGCCAAGCCCTTTCTTTCTGGCCGCCGATGGCGGGAGCGGGTCGAATTTTTTCTACCTTCTGGAGACCGGCAGTTGGTTCATGTGGCTGCTGCTGGCTTGTTCGGTGGTCTCGGTGACGCTGATTGTGCATCGCTTCCTGGCGCTCCAGGCGGACCGGGTGGTGCCGGAGGCGCTTTTGCTGGCCCTTCGTCGGGCTGAAGAAAAGGAGGGGGGCGGTTACAGGGAGGCGGTGGCCTTGGCCATCGAAGGCCATCCCTCCACCTTGTCTCGCATTCTCCGGCCTCTTTTGCGTTCCGAGCAGCAAGGTCCGGAGGAGGCGCAGGCCGCTCTCGAATCGCGGGCTCGGGAAGAGGTGGTTTTCTTGCAGTGGGGGCTTTCTGCTTTGGAGGTGGTCACGACGATCGGGCCTCTGCTCGGTCTTTTGGGAACGGTTTCCGGCTTGGTGGGGGTGTTCGGGGGTCTCGAGGGTTCGGCGCTCACTGAAAGTGGAGCAGAAGACCGCATTGCGGCCGGCATCGCCGAGGCGCTTTTGACGACCATTGCCGGGCTGGCGGTGGCGGTGCCTTCGGTGATTTTTCACACCCATTTCACGACTCGGGTGGAGCGGTTGGCGGCTCGGATGGAGGTGGTGGCGGTCCAGGTGCTGCATCGCCTGCTGGCCCCCGATCAGGAAGCCATTCTTCAAGAAACCAGCCGCAAGCAGGGATGA
- a CDS encoding biopolymer transporter ExbD has product MSFYQKRRARPTIPIVSLIDILTILLIFFIVTMTWKEEIALVQLELPQSSGGSGPVATAGGRLLMALTAEGEILFQGETLAIAELPARLESLAGREVQVELKADKQVTLETLVLLEETLRAAGIDVKDLGTRVELPGAGS; this is encoded by the coding sequence ATGAGCTTTTACCAAAAACGCCGCGCGCGCCCGACCATTCCGATCGTGTCGTTGATCGACATTCTCACGATTCTTCTGATTTTCTTCATCGTGACGATGACCTGGAAGGAGGAAATCGCGCTCGTGCAACTGGAGTTGCCCCAGTCTTCAGGGGGCAGCGGGCCAGTGGCGACGGCCGGCGGGCGCTTGCTGATGGCCTTGACGGCGGAGGGGGAGATCCTCTTTCAGGGAGAGACCTTGGCCATCGCGGAGCTGCCGGCTCGCTTGGAATCGTTGGCCGGGCGCGAGGTGCAGGTCGAACTCAAAGCGGACAAGCAGGTGACCTTGGAGACGCTCGTTTTGCTGGAGGAAACCTTGCGGGCGGCGGGAATCGACGTGAAAGACCTGGGCACCCGGGTGGAATTGCCCGGAGCGGGCTCATGA
- a CDS encoding Gfo/Idh/MocA family oxidoreductase translates to MNITRRKFVATAATAAFGFPAIVRGQGLNEKLQVAFVATGGKANTHTKECHKLGLQCVAFADVDTRVWDGVLKKKGWEGAAGYTDWREMFTKHRDDIDVVFVTTPDHNHFSPTMTALSMGIHCYTEKPLTWSVREAQLLTKAYEAKKDVVTQMGNHGHAKHGWRIAYEYVKGGAVGDVLEFHTWTNRPVWPQGGSRPTGSSPVPDYLNWDAWIGSAPTRPFVAPEEGAEPAKDGRVRGPYHPFNWRGIVDFGAGALGDMACHTTDGIYAIMNPGYAETAEPLKMTGAVQDQYPAGMVVKSTYRATADRPGFATFWYEGKDEKGRPFQPETPEELKIDNVKLPRTGNLIIGTKGKMLVQGDYWNSPRVIPNTRRQEFGRPPELLERSPGHHVEFIMACKGEKPREFSQSNFSYAGPMTANIQLGNLCARAGKKLVLNEAGEIVNDPAINAMAWREPRAGWGPLESVSVA, encoded by the coding sequence ATGAACATCACGAGACGGAAATTTGTCGCGACAGCGGCCACCGCCGCCTTTGGTTTTCCCGCGATTGTGCGAGGCCAAGGCTTGAATGAGAAATTGCAGGTCGCTTTTGTGGCGACGGGCGGAAAAGCCAACACCCACACCAAGGAGTGCCACAAACTGGGTCTGCAATGTGTGGCTTTCGCTGATGTCGACACTCGGGTCTGGGACGGCGTGCTCAAGAAAAAGGGTTGGGAAGGAGCCGCCGGCTACACGGACTGGCGGGAGATGTTCACCAAGCATCGCGACGACATCGACGTGGTCTTCGTGACGACTCCCGATCACAACCACTTCTCACCCACCATGACGGCCCTCTCGATGGGCATTCACTGTTACACCGAGAAGCCTCTCACTTGGTCGGTCCGCGAAGCCCAGCTCTTGACCAAGGCTTATGAAGCCAAAAAAGACGTGGTGACCCAGATGGGCAATCACGGGCACGCCAAACACGGATGGCGCATCGCCTATGAATACGTCAAAGGCGGCGCGGTGGGAGACGTCCTGGAATTCCATACCTGGACCAACCGCCCCGTTTGGCCTCAAGGGGGCAGCCGACCGACCGGCAGCTCTCCCGTGCCCGACTACTTGAACTGGGACGCCTGGATTGGCTCCGCCCCCACCCGGCCCTTTGTGGCTCCCGAAGAGGGCGCCGAGCCAGCCAAAGATGGGCGGGTGCGTGGCCCCTACCATCCCTTCAACTGGCGGGGAATCGTCGACTTCGGAGCGGGTGCCTTGGGTGACATGGCTTGCCACACCACCGACGGTATCTACGCCATCATGAACCCCGGCTACGCGGAAACCGCCGAGCCGCTCAAAATGACAGGCGCGGTCCAAGACCAGTATCCCGCCGGCATGGTGGTGAAGAGCACCTACCGCGCGACCGCCGACCGCCCCGGCTTCGCTACTTTCTGGTACGAGGGCAAGGATGAAAAAGGGCGACCCTTCCAGCCGGAAACGCCTGAAGAACTGAAGATCGACAACGTCAAGCTGCCGCGGACGGGCAATCTCATCATCGGCACCAAGGGCAAGATGCTGGTGCAAGGTGACTACTGGAATAGCCCCCGGGTCATTCCCAACACCCGGCGGCAGGAGTTTGGTCGCCCCCCGGAATTGCTGGAACGCTCTCCCGGCCACCACGTGGAATTCATTATGGCGTGCAAGGGCGAGAAGCCTCGTGAGTTCAGCCAATCCAATTTCTCGTACGCCGGCCCTATGACGGCCAATATTCAGCTCGGCAATCTTTGTGCGCGAGCCGGGAAAAAGCTCGTTTTGAACGAAGCGGGCGAAATTGTAAACGATCCGGCAATCAATGCCATGGCTTGGCGTGAGCCCCGTGCTGGTTGGGGGCCCCTTGAAAGTGTCTCCGTCGCCTAA
- a CDS encoding biopolymer transporter ExbD: protein MKLESTLPQQAWTLHLSPVTDVVLTLLIFFLLLSNLIQPSGVELSAPQTRFHFDPTGFAEARLLSVTAAVEEPVVYLDNRRLSLPEFQAELDKMLMKEGEDLPSFVIKADASASHGVVFQIAEAIQLRGMRAALLNLGEGSPPP from the coding sequence ATGAAATTGGAAAGCACGCTGCCCCAGCAAGCGTGGACGCTGCATCTCTCGCCGGTGACCGATGTCGTCCTCACGCTCCTGATTTTCTTTCTCCTGCTCTCGAACTTGATCCAGCCCAGTGGGGTGGAGCTGTCGGCTCCTCAGACGCGCTTTCACTTTGATCCGACGGGCTTTGCCGAGGCCCGCTTGCTCTCGGTCACGGCCGCGGTGGAGGAGCCGGTCGTCTATCTCGACAATCGACGACTGAGCCTGCCCGAGTTCCAAGCCGAGCTGGATAAGATGCTCATGAAGGAGGGAGAGGACTTGCCCAGCTTTGTCATCAAAGCGGATGCCAGCGCTTCCCATGGAGTGGTCTTCCAAATCGCGGAGGCGATCCAACTGCGAGGCATGCGGGCCGCTCTCCTGAATTTGGGAGAGGGGTCCCCACCGCCATGA
- a CDS encoding GTPase domain-containing protein, which produces MAVINEDRREAVLKLVYCGTALGGKTSNLNHIHGALPSDKRGDMVSLATAADRTLFFDFLPVNAVEICGYQVKFQLYTVPGQIVYNATRQLVLKGVDGIVFVADSDERRLEENAESLRFTEQNLKDNGVEPTQLPTVLQYNKRDLPNAAPIENLRYLLNRGLVPRPEFESVATEGHQVFSTMDALTQLVLQRFESFVTQEGAKSGSKVAAS; this is translated from the coding sequence ATGGCTGTCATCAACGAAGACCGGCGCGAAGCCGTCTTGAAACTCGTCTACTGCGGAACGGCTCTCGGCGGCAAAACCAGCAATCTCAATCATATCCACGGAGCTCTCCCGAGCGACAAGCGGGGGGATATGGTCTCGCTGGCAACCGCCGCCGACCGCACTCTTTTCTTTGATTTTCTCCCGGTCAATGCGGTCGAGATCTGCGGCTACCAAGTGAAGTTTCAGCTCTACACCGTCCCCGGGCAGATCGTCTACAACGCCACCCGCCAGCTGGTGCTGAAGGGGGTGGATGGGATCGTCTTCGTGGCCGACTCGGATGAGCGTCGCTTGGAAGAGAACGCGGAATCCCTCCGTTTCACTGAACAAAACCTGAAGGACAATGGCGTGGAGCCAACCCAGCTCCCGACCGTTCTCCAATACAACAAACGCGATCTCCCAAACGCCGCCCCCATTGAAAACCTGCGTTATCTCCTCAACCGAGGCCTGGTCCCGCGTCCCGAGTTCGAATCGGTCGCGACCGAGGGTCACCAAGTCTTCTCCACCATGGACGCCCTGACCCAACTCGTCCTCCAACGCTTCGAATCCTTCGTGACCCAAGAGGGAGCCAAGTCCGGCAGCAAGGTGGCGGCCAGCTAA
- a CDS encoding peptide chain release factor-like protein, whose amino-acid sequence MATAKACQAGHLRLVLAMDSEARLRALGIEEDQLEERFIKGSGAGGQKINKTSSCVQLRHLPSGWEIKCQSSRSLSANREEARQLLCDHLEAQARAARQNRLARRSKIRAQKRRPSASQKKKNIEQKRRHGDKKRLRGKLDW is encoded by the coding sequence GTGGCAACTGCCAAGGCTTGCCAAGCGGGGCATTTGCGATTGGTTCTAGCGATGGACTCGGAAGCTCGCCTGCGTGCCCTCGGCATTGAGGAAGACCAGCTCGAGGAGCGTTTCATCAAGGGCTCGGGAGCCGGCGGCCAAAAGATCAACAAAACCTCCTCCTGTGTGCAGCTCCGACACCTTCCTAGCGGCTGGGAGATCAAGTGCCAGAGCAGTCGCTCCCTGAGCGCCAATCGAGAGGAAGCCCGCCAGCTCCTCTGCGACCACTTGGAAGCCCAAGCCCGCGCGGCCCGGCAGAACCGACTGGCCCGTCGTTCCAAAATCCGGGCTCAAAAACGCCGTCCCTCCGCCAGCCAGAAGAAAAAAAACATCGAGCAAAAACGCCGCCACGGAGACAAAAAGCGCCTCCGAGGAAAACTAGACTGGTGA